A window of the Dyadobacter pollutisoli genome harbors these coding sequences:
- a CDS encoding complex I subunit 4 family protein yields the protein MIDHILTLLIAIPLLGAAAVAVWPAHRPENFRIIALIALVLELLICVVLYFSFENQIPGHQLSEVVDWITLPIGSLGIVSIDYAVAVDGISFPLVLLAVIVLFAGVISSWNITQKARAYFALYLLLTGSVIGCFLAQDFFLFYLFFEFMLLPMYFLIGLWGGPRREYAALKFFIYTFLGSLLILIVMIGLYLSVIDPLETARVVGVLGMEDAVHPDLIPQIQQWLIDGKIAPEQIVHTFRFAYLADPGNYIPGSLLNVTSEYFVANTHLRLLAFWFLFIGFAVKLPVAPLHTWLPDAHVEAPTPISVVLAGILLKIGGYGFIRIVDGFFPIEAQYSAVPLAVLGMISIIYGGFNALGQSDLKKMIAYSSVSHMGFVLLGIAAFTAEGINGAIYQMVSHGILSAMLFLLTGVIYDRTHDRRIDHYRGLIGAMPKYTILTGIAFFASLGLPGFSGFVGELFTLMGAFQSQSLPVWIPALSTLGIVLAAAYFLWTYQRMFFGTFWYKNGDSHVLTDLTRREAAMLIPLAFLAVLLGILPGILFDMTGPTVEAWLEGLK from the coding sequence ATGATTGATCATATACTTACCTTACTCATTGCAATTCCTCTGCTTGGTGCCGCAGCAGTAGCGGTCTGGCCCGCGCATCGGCCTGAAAATTTCAGGATCATTGCACTCATTGCCCTTGTTCTGGAATTGTTGATCTGCGTAGTACTATATTTCTCATTCGAAAATCAAATTCCCGGACATCAGCTAAGCGAGGTAGTCGACTGGATTACGCTGCCTATTGGCTCGCTCGGCATTGTCTCCATTGATTATGCCGTGGCTGTCGACGGTATTAGTTTTCCGCTAGTCCTTTTGGCCGTTATCGTGCTTTTTGCTGGTGTGATCAGCTCCTGGAACATTACGCAGAAGGCCCGTGCCTATTTTGCATTATACCTGTTGCTGACGGGAAGTGTTATCGGCTGTTTTCTCGCGCAGGATTTCTTCCTTTTCTATCTTTTCTTCGAATTCATGTTGCTGCCTATGTATTTTCTCATCGGCTTGTGGGGTGGCCCGAGGCGGGAGTATGCAGCATTGAAATTCTTCATTTACACGTTTTTAGGCTCACTTCTGATCCTCATCGTCATGATCGGCCTTTATCTGTCGGTTATTGATCCTCTGGAAACAGCCCGGGTCGTGGGTGTTCTTGGAATGGAGGACGCCGTTCATCCTGATCTCATTCCTCAAATTCAACAGTGGCTGATCGATGGAAAAATTGCCCCCGAGCAAATCGTCCATACTTTCCGTTTCGCATACCTGGCAGATCCCGGCAACTACATCCCCGGATCTCTTTTGAATGTTACTTCCGAATATTTTGTAGCCAATACCCATTTGCGTTTGCTCGCTTTCTGGTTCCTGTTCATCGGTTTTGCCGTCAAACTCCCAGTGGCTCCGCTTCATACCTGGCTACCTGATGCGCACGTGGAAGCTCCCACACCGATTTCCGTGGTTTTGGCAGGGATACTTCTAAAAATCGGAGGCTACGGATTTATCAGGATCGTCGACGGATTTTTCCCGATCGAGGCGCAATACAGCGCGGTACCGCTGGCTGTTCTGGGAATGATCTCCATTATTTATGGAGGTTTCAATGCGTTGGGTCAAAGTGATTTAAAGAAAATGATCGCCTACTCCTCCGTCTCCCACATGGGATTTGTCCTGTTGGGTATCGCCGCATTCACAGCTGAGGGAATCAACGGCGCTATTTACCAAATGGTAAGCCACGGCATACTTTCGGCTATGTTATTTTTACTCACCGGCGTCATCTACGATCGTACCCACGATCGCCGCATCGATCATTACCGCGGTCTCATCGGCGCCATGCCGAAGTACACAATCCTTACTGGAATTGCATTTTTTGCCTCATTAGGCTTACCCGGTTTCTCAGGTTTTGTTGGAGAACTTTTCACGTTAATGGGCGCATTCCAGTCCCAGTCATTACCCGTCTGGATTCCAGCATTATCGACATTGGGTATTGTTCTGGCAGCCGCCTACTTCCTCTGGACCTACCAACGCATGTTTTTCGGAACATTCTGGTATAAAAACGGCGACAGTCACGTCCTTACCGACCTCACCCGCCGCGAAGCCGCTATGCTCATTCCGCTGGCTTTCCTGGCCGTGCTGCTGGGTATCCTTCCAGGAATCCTGTTCGACATGACGGGCCCTACTGTCGAGGCTTGGCTGGAAGGGTTGAAATAA
- the nuoL gene encoding NADH-quinone oxidoreductase subunit L, whose amino-acid sequence MPDSAYLLPAYLLLGLPFLGFLLLWIGGKSLNKIAGWAGALVTGAGLVISLLYSDPGVLHSVTFHWLTIGDTSIDISFRFDTLTCVMLAVVHFVALLVQLYSTAYMHDDKNLHRYFSFIQLFLFSMIGIVLSGSLLVMYIFWELVGLSSYLLIGFWYFKPRTVWAAQKAFVMNRIGDAAFLTGILMLFYYIGSTDFEVLSLKIDSINPGILTAIGLCLFGGCMGKSAQFPLSGWLPDAMEGPTPVSALIHAATMVAAGIFLLARISFLLTFDARLVITIIGTITMLIGAFKAMKVWDIKRVLAYSTMSQLGLMVIAVGFGSWQTALFHLATHAFFKAGLFLSAGSVIHAVTPSESDPSFDPQDMRTMGGLRKALPITFICFSVCAAALAGLPFFSGFLSKDAIITEGFLWAARYGALGYIFPIIVIFSAGLTAYYMFRQIWLVFFGETRSHVSPSVHPHESPVVMWLPMALLAMLSLFFWFSWNPFDAAGWFLSFIDPHESAHLAWVPAVASAVTFVAICLAYREMRTENPFHVKTPESNTMAASKLSWLRDFFNDHYFIIPFDFITRYLKIFEKHVIDAFIDLIAKGSVVLGHLIGWFDKIFVDGGVNLTVFSIRSAGQAARSLQTGKIQSYYIVTAVGVFLLILWLVVM is encoded by the coding sequence ATGCCCGATTCTGCATACCTGTTACCTGCTTATCTGCTGCTGGGATTGCCGTTTTTGGGTTTTTTATTGCTTTGGATTGGCGGAAAAAGTCTAAATAAAATTGCCGGCTGGGCTGGCGCACTTGTTACAGGAGCCGGGCTTGTTATCTCCCTCCTCTATTCCGATCCAGGCGTTTTGCATTCAGTTACCTTCCATTGGCTGACGATCGGCGATACCTCCATTGACATTTCATTCCGTTTCGATACGCTTACCTGCGTTATGTTGGCGGTTGTGCATTTCGTCGCATTACTGGTTCAGCTGTACTCGACGGCCTACATGCATGATGATAAAAATCTGCACCGTTATTTTTCATTTATCCAGCTGTTCCTTTTTTCAATGATCGGAATTGTGCTCTCCGGGAGCCTGCTGGTCATGTATATTTTCTGGGAACTGGTAGGCCTTTCCTCCTATCTGCTCATTGGTTTCTGGTATTTCAAACCGCGAACGGTATGGGCTGCGCAAAAGGCATTTGTAATGAACCGTATCGGCGACGCCGCCTTTCTGACGGGTATACTTATGCTGTTTTACTATATTGGTTCTACCGACTTTGAGGTACTTTCTCTTAAAATCGATTCCATTAATCCAGGCATCCTTACTGCTATCGGTCTTTGCCTGTTTGGCGGCTGCATGGGAAAATCAGCGCAATTTCCACTTTCAGGCTGGCTGCCCGACGCCATGGAAGGCCCTACCCCCGTTTCAGCATTGATCCACGCCGCTACTATGGTGGCCGCCGGTATATTTTTATTGGCAAGAATATCCTTCCTGCTCACATTCGACGCCAGACTGGTCATTACGATTATAGGAACCATCACCATGCTGATCGGTGCATTCAAAGCGATGAAAGTATGGGATATCAAACGTGTCCTCGCCTACTCCACCATGTCACAGCTCGGCCTGATGGTCATTGCGGTTGGATTTGGTAGCTGGCAAACAGCACTTTTTCATTTGGCGACACATGCATTTTTCAAAGCAGGCTTGTTTCTTTCCGCAGGCTCGGTGATCCATGCCGTAACACCATCTGAATCAGACCCATCATTTGACCCTCAGGATATGCGGACCATGGGCGGGTTGCGAAAAGCATTGCCTATAACATTCATATGCTTCTCAGTTTGCGCAGCCGCATTGGCAGGTTTACCATTCTTCTCAGGTTTTTTATCCAAAGACGCCATTATCACCGAAGGCTTTCTATGGGCGGCCAGATACGGAGCTCTGGGATACATCTTCCCGATTATCGTCATTTTTTCAGCCGGGCTAACAGCCTACTACATGTTCCGGCAAATATGGCTCGTGTTTTTTGGAGAAACCCGGTCCCATGTCAGCCCCTCGGTTCATCCTCATGAATCCCCGGTGGTAATGTGGCTGCCTATGGCTCTTTTGGCAATGCTATCCCTGTTTTTCTGGTTCTCATGGAATCCTTTTGACGCGGCAGGTTGGTTCCTTTCATTCATCGACCCTCACGAAAGCGCTCATCTCGCCTGGGTTCCGGCAGTAGCAAGCGCGGTCACTTTTGTTGCCATCTGTTTGGCATACAGAGAAATGAGGACTGAAAATCCATTCCATGTAAAAACGCCTGAAAGCAACACCATGGCAGCAAGCAAACTATCCTGGCTGCGGGACTTCTTCAATGACCATTACTTCATTATACCTTTTGATTTCATCACCAGGTATTTAAAAATATTTGAAAAACATGTTATTGACGCATTCATTGACCTTATTGCAAAAGGAAGCGTCGTACTTGGGCATCTCATCGGCTGGTTCGACAAGATCTTTGTAGATGGCGGTGTTAACCTGACTGTTTTTTCAATACGCTCCGCAGGACAGGCTGCCCGAAGCTTACAAACCGGGAAAATCCAGTCGTACTACATTGTGACTGCGGTGGGTGTCTTTTTATTGATATTATGGCTGGTAGTGATGTGA
- a CDS encoding serine hydrolase domain-containing protein, whose amino-acid sequence MLKKVQPKVWWAALAVLVILVVSWGLVRKSKSNPEEVIVGGKVMAKLDPVPVKDPDTETALKISKIEDIFRRKKNAGFNGNVLIVQKGQVLYQNSFGFAHIKQKDTLTADSRFQLASLSKPFTAIAVLKLIQEGRVNLDDSVQRFFPEFPYHGVKVDMLLSHRSGLPNYIYSFTDSIRHGKKYPDNLDIMDWYAKVVPTPTPYNRPGRSFNYCNTNYCVLAAIVEKVSGEDFGKYLYHQIFAPLGMLNTFLVTDTSSAAVKYRTDGHQFGRKLEKDYYDDVVGDKGLYSTTGDIYRFYNGLTKGLLLDKKLLDEAFKPRSFERNGIRNYGYGFRMHIKEDNSPRFIYHGGWWKGYNTMLWVCPEDEAVIIVLGNSYNRSTYDLRELLEVIHGGAKIEDIEKDI is encoded by the coding sequence ATGTTGAAAAAAGTGCAGCCGAAAGTGTGGTGGGCGGCATTAGCTGTCCTGGTAATCCTTGTAGTGTCGTGGGGATTGGTAAGAAAAAGTAAGTCTAACCCTGAGGAAGTGATCGTCGGTGGTAAGGTCATGGCGAAGCTTGACCCAGTCCCGGTAAAAGATCCAGACACCGAAACTGCCCTCAAAATCTCTAAAATCGAGGATATTTTCAGAAGGAAGAAAAACGCTGGCTTTAATGGCAATGTCCTGATCGTTCAGAAAGGTCAGGTGCTTTACCAGAACTCCTTCGGCTTTGCCCATATCAAACAAAAAGATACGCTTACTGCCGATTCCAGGTTCCAGCTGGCTTCGTTATCCAAGCCATTTACCGCTATTGCGGTGCTGAAATTGATTCAGGAAGGAAGGGTTAATCTCGACGATTCTGTTCAGCGGTTTTTTCCAGAATTTCCCTACCATGGCGTAAAAGTCGATATGCTTTTGAGCCATCGCAGCGGTCTTCCCAACTACATTTACTCATTTACCGATAGCATTCGTCACGGCAAAAAGTACCCTGACAACCTGGACATCATGGATTGGTATGCCAAGGTGGTGCCCACCCCTACTCCCTACAACCGCCCAGGCCGATCATTCAATTATTGTAATACCAATTATTGCGTACTCGCTGCAATCGTTGAGAAAGTGTCCGGCGAAGATTTCGGAAAATATTTATACCACCAAATTTTCGCGCCGCTGGGTATGTTGAATACATTTTTGGTTACTGATACTTCCAGCGCAGCAGTAAAATACAGAACTGACGGCCATCAGTTTGGCCGCAAGCTAGAAAAGGACTACTATGACGATGTCGTCGGCGATAAAGGACTGTATTCTACTACCGGGGACATTTATCGCTTTTACAATGGCCTTACCAAAGGCTTGCTACTGGACAAAAAGCTGCTTGACGAGGCATTCAAACCCCGCAGCTTTGAACGAAATGGCATCAGAAATTATGGCTACGGCTTCCGTATGCACATTAAGGAAGACAATTCTCCACGTTTTATCTACCACGGTGGCTGGTGGAAAGGCTACAATACCATGCTTTGGGTTTGCCCCGAAGATGAAGCCGTCATTATCGTTCTTGGAAATTCTTATAACCGGTCCACCTACGACCTCCGCGAATTGCTGGAAGTAATCCACGGCGGCGCCAAGATTGAGGATATTGAGAAAGACATCTAG
- a CDS encoding DUF6443 domain-containing protein, producing the protein MNNNIKMNHLHKYIITLLLFLFPGIVLAQQTNSRNYIISRTYKQSGANSNDVSKVVTQVQYLDGLGRPQQNVTVGQSPSGSDFVEPIEFDAAGRQTKQYLPYVASGNGAYQNNGVPSAATWYIANSAGLQATDLARPYTESFFEQSPLSRVTGQRAPGGKSANSNVKYKTNCCGELKRYDYDIPTNVISQPGGYAPGTITYVQTTDEEGKTVTEYTDLLGRMVCRQVVAVPGVGPSAVILSTYYVYDDIGLLRAVLQPQYQDQASLTDFAFTYDYDEFGRVVIKRTPGGGITELVYDQFDRLVASRDANQFARGVWSFTKYDAQNRPIVTGEIATNATRTTWTSNVAAIAEHHEERSNGTTAGYTLNKTAPLNATEADLLTITFYDDYGFSKAANLAYNALYYPSNNANVKGQVTGGRVRMLPGNGATGGWLTSVTYYDGEYRPIQTDRELYDLGAGTIERTWRMYKYDLAPIIDIQTTVHLFPGNFNTGYEIYFQHDHADRVLDAVETVDFDDDIIEVNTSAYRYNALGQLQSKWFHSMDGVNYVRRTDYTHNIRGWLTDGKTVYKKAVGDPPLPFFGFGLSYADGASYTNGNISQMQWQNKDEIAFTKGLNFNYDGANRILSSTGLNGYAEIENGLTYDKNGNIKTLVRGGAVLDNLTYTYIGNRLSAVNDASGSNLGVKSGASSYGYDGNGNVTSDGNRGATLTYNYLNFPKTVTMAGKTFIYDYDAAGSKHKYVTDTMTVKYAGGFEYRQVGATNQLYRIPLQEGQAVLRGNKVSFEYFLKDHLGNVRVVFNAKGELLQRTDYYPFGLEIDRNSPIQTPAARNAVNRYNFLNRETQIGTGYVDLLARFYDPTTGRFMAVDPDTEGQDGFSPYHYSFNNPIRFSDPDGRWPECCKGLGDFVTGIGSALNDDIHGGNPITATPGYVGAYNSGRTAGHYAAMVVGAAEIAGGALVAGASGFGTAASGGAALPITLAGATVAVAAMTQGATISINAVDNLKNDKGRVNASSTENTGRGSNHLKPDPKALGDHSRFRTDSKTGKTTNTATYKENPKNPSGFQETKRVDITGNQHGGVPTPHVKEPGTKTVRPARKDEIPNQ; encoded by the coding sequence ATGAACAACAACATAAAAATGAACCATCTTCACAAATACATTATCACTCTCCTGCTCTTCCTGTTCCCGGGAATCGTACTCGCGCAGCAAACCAACAGCCGCAATTATATCATTTCACGCACTTATAAACAGTCGGGTGCCAATTCCAATGATGTGAGCAAGGTAGTTACACAGGTGCAATATCTGGACGGTCTCGGTCGGCCACAGCAAAACGTCACCGTCGGACAAAGCCCTTCTGGCAGCGATTTTGTGGAACCCATTGAATTTGATGCGGCGGGAAGGCAGACCAAGCAATATTTGCCTTATGTAGCTTCGGGCAATGGCGCTTACCAAAACAATGGAGTACCCAGTGCTGCGACTTGGTACATTGCCAATTCTGCGGGTTTACAAGCGACCGATCTGGCCAGACCATACACGGAAAGTTTTTTTGAACAATCACCTTTAAGCCGGGTGACTGGACAAAGGGCACCAGGAGGAAAAAGTGCCAACTCCAATGTAAAGTACAAAACCAATTGTTGCGGTGAATTAAAACGATACGATTATGACATCCCCACCAATGTGATCTCGCAACCCGGAGGCTATGCGCCCGGAACAATAACTTACGTACAAACTACGGACGAAGAAGGAAAAACGGTTACAGAATATACCGATTTGCTGGGTCGCATGGTTTGCAGGCAGGTTGTCGCCGTCCCGGGGGTCGGGCCATCCGCGGTAATCTTGTCGACTTACTATGTGTATGACGACATTGGTTTGCTGCGTGCCGTGTTACAACCTCAATACCAGGATCAGGCCTCGCTTACCGACTTCGCCTTTACTTACGATTATGACGAATTCGGAAGGGTTGTTATTAAAAGAACCCCGGGTGGCGGCATTACCGAACTCGTCTATGACCAGTTCGACCGGCTCGTGGCATCGCGTGACGCCAACCAGTTTGCCCGAGGAGTATGGAGCTTCACCAAATACGACGCTCAAAACCGCCCGATAGTAACGGGTGAAATTGCCACGAATGCTACCCGTACGACCTGGACATCGAACGTCGCCGCCATTGCAGAGCACCATGAGGAACGGAGTAATGGTACAACAGCAGGCTATACTTTGAATAAAACGGCTCCATTGAATGCTACTGAGGCTGATTTGTTGACTATTACTTTTTATGATGATTATGGGTTTTCGAAGGCGGCGAACCTGGCTTATAATGCTCTTTACTACCCTTCAAACAATGCTAATGTGAAAGGGCAGGTTACGGGAGGCCGAGTACGAATGCTTCCCGGAAATGGTGCGACAGGTGGCTGGCTGACGAGTGTTACTTATTATGATGGAGAATATCGGCCAATCCAAACTGACAGGGAGCTTTATGATTTGGGAGCGGGGACAATTGAACGTACTTGGAGAATGTACAAATATGATTTGGCCCCTATAATTGACATTCAGACTACCGTTCACCTATTCCCCGGGAATTTCAATACAGGGTATGAAATATATTTTCAACATGATCATGCTGACCGTGTTCTGGATGCGGTGGAGACAGTTGACTTTGACGATGATATAATTGAAGTTAACACCTCCGCTTATCGCTACAACGCACTTGGCCAATTGCAAAGCAAATGGTTTCATTCCATGGATGGCGTGAACTATGTGAGAAGGACTGATTACACCCACAACATTCGTGGCTGGCTTACAGACGGAAAAACTGTTTACAAGAAGGCTGTTGGCGATCCACCTTTACCCTTTTTTGGATTTGGCCTAAGTTATGCCGACGGTGCAAGTTATACGAATGGTAACATTTCCCAAATGCAATGGCAAAACAAAGATGAAATTGCTTTTACAAAAGGATTAAATTTCAACTATGACGGTGCGAACAGAATATTAAGTTCCACCGGATTGAATGGTTATGCCGAAATCGAAAACGGGCTCACTTATGACAAGAATGGAAATATCAAAACACTTGTCCGTGGCGGTGCCGTCTTGGATAATCTGACCTACACATACATCGGCAATCGGCTGTCAGCTGTCAACGATGCCTCAGGGAGTAATCTGGGAGTGAAAAGCGGTGCAAGTAGTTACGGATATGATGGTAATGGCAATGTGACAAGTGACGGGAATCGCGGTGCAACACTAACCTATAACTATTTGAATTTTCCTAAAACCGTAACGATGGCTGGTAAGACTTTCATCTACGATTATGATGCTGCTGGTTCGAAACACAAGTACGTGACCGATACTATGACTGTAAAGTATGCGGGTGGATTTGAATATCGGCAAGTTGGCGCAACTAATCAGTTATATCGTATTCCATTGCAAGAAGGGCAAGCTGTTCTCAGGGGAAATAAGGTAAGTTTTGAATATTTCCTTAAAGATCATCTGGGCAATGTCAGGGTTGTGTTCAATGCGAAAGGGGAGTTATTGCAGCGGACGGATTACTATCCGTTTGGATTGGAGATTGATAGAAACAGCCCAATTCAGACCCCAGCGGCACGGAATGCCGTTAATCGCTACAATTTTTTAAATCGAGAAACTCAAATTGGCACCGGATATGTTGATTTACTGGCCAGATTCTACGATCCGACGACAGGGCGGTTTATGGCAGTGGATCCGGATACGGAGGGACAAGATGGATTTTCTCCGTATCATTACTCGTTCAATAATCCGATACGGTTCTCTGATCCGGATGGAAGATGGCCGGAATGCTGTAAAGGACTCGGCGATTTTGTAACCGGTATAGGATCAGCATTAAATGACGACATTCATGGTGGAAATCCTATTACCGCGACACCAGGTTATGTAGGTGCCTACAATAGCGGCAGAACGGCAGGTCATTATGCAGCTATGGTTGTTGGAGCAGCGGAAATTGCTGGTGGTGCACTTGTTGCAGGCGCATCTGGTTTTGGAACAGCAGCAAGTGGTGGTGCCGCGTTGCCTATTACATTAGCTGGCGCAACTGTTGCCGTAGCTGCGATGACCCAAGGAGCTACTATCAGTATCAATGCGGTTGATAATTTGAAGAATGATAAGGGGAGGGTAAATGCAAGTTCTACTGAAAATACTGGACGGGGCAGCAATCACTTAAAACCAGATCCAAAAGCGCTAGGGGACCATAGCAGGTTTAGAACCGATTCTAAAACAGGTAAAACAACGAATACAGCAACGTATAAGGAGAACCCGAAAAATCCTAGCGGATTTCAAGAAACCAAGAGAGTTGATATAACGGGGAATCAGCATGGTGGAGTACCAACACCACATGTTAAGGAGCCTGGCACTAAAACGGTACGTCCAGCAAGAAAAGATGAAATTCCTAACCAATGA